Within Corynebacterium jeddahense, the genomic segment GTTCCTCGGCGACACCCCGCGCATCGAGTCGCCACACCCCTCGCCACTGTCCGCCTCGCGGGGCTTCTTCGGCTCCCGCCCGTTCTCGCGCGCGAATCGGGCGCTCGAGGAGATGGGGGCGCAGCCCGTGGACTGGGGGCTGTAAACTCACCCACCATGGCTGCATCCCCGCTTCTCGACGGCACCCGGCTGCTCGCATGGGCCCGCCGCGCCGCCGACGAGCTGGACAGGCGCCGGGTGGAGATCAACGCGCTCAACGTCTTCCCGGTGCCCGACGCGGACACGGGCTCGAACATGGCCCACACCATGGCGGCCGCGGTCGAGGAGGCCGAGGCGCTCGGGCCGGGCGCCGGGGCCGAGGAGGTCGCCGAGGCGCTCGCCGTCGGGGCGGTGCGCGGCGCGCGCGGCAACTCCGGCGTCGTGCTCTCCCAGGTGATGCGCGGCGTAGCGCAGTCGATCGCGGAGGACGCCTCCGAGGGGGTCATGGTCGCCGAGGCGCTCGGCAGCGCCGTGGGGTTCGTCGACCGCGCGATCGCGGATCCCGTCGAGGGCACCGTGGTCACCGTGCTGCGCGCCGCCGCCGCCGAAGCACGTGAGGTCGTGGAGGAAGCCGACGACCCCGCCGCGCTCTCGCTTACCGACGTCGCCGTGCCCGCCACCGACGCCGCCCGCGTCGCGCTCGCGCGCACCCCCTCGCAGCTGCCGGCCCTGCGCGAGGCCGGGGTGGTCGACGCCGGCGGCGCGGGGCTCGTCGTGCTGCTGGAAACGCTCGTCGGTGAGACGGCGCCCGCGGCGCCCGGGCTGGCGAGCGAGGCTGCGCCGAAGGACGTCGATACGCATGGGCTCGGGGGTGATGTGGCGCTCGAGGTGCTGTTCTCCTTCGAGGGGGATCTCGACGCGCTCGAAGGTGCGCTCGCGCCGCTCGGCGACAGCCTCATTGTGGCGCGGCTCAACGAGACCGCGGGCCGGGTGCACATCCACTCGCACGAGGCCGGGCGCGTGGTTGAGGCCGCCTACGCTGCGGGCGCGGTGAGCGAGCTGCGGCTCGAGGCGCTCCCGCCCGCGACGGCCGCCCCCGCGCCCGCCACCGCCGCGCCGCGGCGCCTCATCATCGCGGTGACCCCGCCCGGCTCGCTCACCACGCTCTACGCCGAGTCCGGCGCCGTTACCGTCGCCCCGGGCCCGGAGGTGATCTCGGACATGCTCGCCGCGATCAAGCACTCGCAGAGCGACGAGATCATCGTCCTGCCGAACGGGCTGCTCAGCAGCGACAACCTCGCCGCGGTGGAGAAAGCGACACGGGCGATGGAGCAGACCATCACGCTGCTGCCCACTGTCCGGCTCGTCTCCGGCATCGCCGCGCTGTCGGTGTACGACGAGACGCAGCCGCTGGCCACCGCGGCGTTCACCATGTCCGAGGCGGCGGGCGAGATGCGCACGGCGGTGGCGGTGCGCGCGGAGAAGGGCGCGCTCACCCAGGGCGGCGCCGTGGGCAAGGGCGACGTGGTGGTCACCGCGCGCGGCGAGACGCTGCTCATCGCGGACCGCCCCGCCGATGCCGTCGAGCGCGCGTGCCGCCGTCTCCTCGAGCACGGGGGAGAGCAGGTGACCATCCTTTTCGACCCGGCGGAGCTCTCCGCC encodes:
- a CDS encoding DAK2 domain-containing protein produces the protein MAASPLLDGTRLLAWARRAADELDRRRVEINALNVFPVPDADTGSNMAHTMAAAVEEAEALGPGAGAEEVAEALAVGAVRGARGNSGVVLSQVMRGVAQSIAEDASEGVMVAEALGSAVGFVDRAIADPVEGTVVTVLRAAAAEAREVVEEADDPAALSLTDVAVPATDAARVALARTPSQLPALREAGVVDAGGAGLVVLLETLVGETAPAAPGLASEAAPKDVDTHGLGGDVALEVLFSFEGDLDALEGALAPLGDSLIVARLNETAGRVHIHSHEAGRVVEAAYAAGAVSELRLEALPPATAAPAPATAAPRRLIIAVTPPGSLTTLYAESGAVTVAPGPEVISDMLAAIKHSQSDEIIVLPNGLLSSDNLAAVEKATRAMEQTITLLPTVRLVSGIAALSVYDETQPLATAAFTMSEAAGEMRTAVAVRAEKGALTQGGAVGKGDVVVTARGETLLIADRPADAVERACRRLLEHGGEQVTILFDPAELSAAELEELASALRVEVMVYPADGLEACAEIGVE